One Phycisphaerae bacterium DNA window includes the following coding sequences:
- a CDS encoding DEAD/DEAH box helicase, whose product MTVLSCPESQHTMHKLADFPEAFADLGIEVRFLKALRKMAFETPSEIQTALIPVALEGRDVLGQARTGTGKTAAFGLPVLQQLDPKGKLQAICLAPTRELAVQVSGELNRLAEFAGLHIVEVYGGQKVATQIHRLGRRPHFVVGTPGRVLDFIQRRVLDLSEIRFVVLDEVDRMLDIGFRDDIKAILDRTPDSRQTIFVSATVDGEIKRLAMRFMKDPAEVNVSRDQITVDEIDQWYLTVDPHQKFAMLRAVLEEEDPPVAIVFCNTKASARKLAKRLHDLGVNAKEIHGDLEQRKRDRVMESFRKHRLRVLVATDLAARGIDVSAISHIINYDIPKDPEVYVHRVGRTGRMGSQGKAITFVTREEGKELTAVEMLINRQIPAREVEGFEPPPLRAERESVPAAAGAQGHPGPSAPPEKTATSGRSRGQPPRTLGGRFPTRRRRR is encoded by the coding sequence ATGACTGTACTGAGTTGTCCCGAATCGCAACACACCATGCACAAACTCGCCGATTTCCCCGAAGCCTTCGCCGACCTCGGCATTGAAGTCCGCTTTCTCAAAGCCTTACGCAAGATGGCTTTTGAAACGCCGTCGGAGATTCAGACGGCGCTGATCCCCGTGGCGCTGGAAGGACGTGACGTGCTGGGACAGGCGCGCACGGGAACGGGGAAGACGGCGGCGTTCGGCCTGCCCGTCCTTCAGCAGCTTGATCCCAAGGGCAAACTTCAAGCGATCTGCCTGGCGCCGACGCGGGAACTGGCGGTCCAGGTTTCCGGCGAGCTGAATCGTCTGGCGGAGTTCGCCGGACTGCACATTGTCGAGGTCTACGGCGGGCAGAAGGTGGCCACGCAGATTCACCGGCTGGGGCGCCGCCCGCATTTTGTCGTGGGCACCCCGGGGCGCGTGCTGGATTTCATCCAGCGCCGCGTGCTGGATCTGAGCGAGATCCGGTTTGTAGTGCTCGACGAAGTGGACCGCATGCTGGACATCGGCTTCCGCGATGACATCAAGGCCATTCTGGATCGAACGCCCGACTCGCGCCAGACGATCTTCGTCTCCGCGACGGTGGACGGCGAGATCAAGCGCCTGGCCATGCGTTTCATGAAGGACCCGGCGGAAGTCAATGTATCCCGCGACCAGATCACGGTGGACGAGATTGACCAGTGGTACCTCACCGTCGATCCGCACCAGAAGTTCGCGATGCTCCGGGCGGTGCTGGAGGAGGAGGATCCGCCGGTGGCGATCGTCTTCTGCAATACGAAGGCGAGTGCTCGGAAGCTGGCCAAACGGCTGCACGACCTGGGCGTCAATGCGAAGGAGATTCATGGCGACCTCGAGCAGCGGAAGCGGGACCGTGTGATGGAGAGTTTCCGCAAGCATCGGTTGCGGGTGCTGGTCGCAACGGACCTGGCGGCCCGGGGAATCGATGTGAGCGCGATCTCGCACATCATCAACTACGACATCCCCAAGGATCCGGAAGTGTATGTGCACCGCGTGGGACGGACCGGACGGATGGGCTCGCAGGGCAAGGCGATCACCTTCGTGACCCGGGAGGAGGGCAAAGAGCTCACGGCGGTGGAGATGCTCATCAACCGGCAGATCCCGGCGCGAGAGGTGGAAGGATTCGAGCCCCCACCGCTGCGGGCTGAACGGGAGTCGGTACCCGCGGCAGCCGGAGCGCAGGGTCATCCCGGGCCGAGTGCGCCGCCGGAGAAAACGGCGACATCGGGTCGCTCGCGAGGGCAGCCCCCCCGGACACTTGGCGGGCGGTTCCCGACGCGTCGGCGTCGCCGGTAA
- a CDS encoding CPBP family intramembrane metalloprotease, with protein MTEFDPTAPLENDAPDHEGGAIPVARPVLVDGQPWTIPAPPPLPDDPMLLRGMRRGSTVVDVFIIVVLVVAAEFVTGVILGVSGAFPPESMSKEAEAEFNRTILVPVLAVRASAVLGLVWLILRGRGQSWQAVGLTGRSWFLNVLLGAAGAAVAWFLSVAYALIVVTFFPSLEESLEENAVVLTEIIPHLSPAAFAMLAIVVGFYEELMVRGFILPRLRRLTSSWIVAVILSTALFVAPHAADQTPPMMVPIAILSIIFSILTIWRRSLIPAIAGHVLFNYGQFLFLSASFGDQWK; from the coding sequence ATGACCGAATTCGATCCTACCGCCCCGCTGGAGAATGACGCGCCGGATCATGAGGGCGGGGCGATTCCCGTCGCCCGGCCCGTGTTGGTCGACGGCCAGCCTTGGACCATTCCTGCCCCGCCGCCTTTGCCCGACGACCCGATGCTGCTCCGCGGCATGCGCCGCGGTTCAACCGTCGTCGATGTATTCATCATTGTTGTGCTCGTGGTGGCGGCCGAGTTCGTCACGGGCGTGATCCTGGGGGTGAGCGGAGCATTCCCTCCGGAGAGCATGAGCAAGGAGGCCGAAGCCGAATTCAACCGCACCATTCTGGTGCCCGTGCTGGCGGTCCGTGCCTCGGCGGTCTTGGGGCTGGTATGGCTCATTCTGCGCGGGCGGGGCCAGTCGTGGCAGGCCGTGGGGCTGACCGGCAGGAGTTGGTTCCTGAATGTCCTTCTCGGCGCCGCCGGGGCGGCAGTCGCATGGTTTCTGTCGGTGGCTTATGCACTGATCGTCGTGACGTTCTTCCCCTCCCTCGAGGAGTCCCTCGAAGAGAACGCGGTCGTTCTGACCGAGATTATCCCGCACCTGTCTCCGGCCGCGTTCGCAATGCTGGCAATTGTCGTGGGCTTCTACGAGGAGTTGATGGTTCGCGGGTTCATTCTGCCGCGCCTGCGGAGACTGACGAGCAGCTGGATCGTGGCGGTGATTCTCAGCACTGCGTTGTTCGTGGCGCCGCACGCCGCAGACCAGACTCCGCCGATGATGGTGCCGATCGCGATCCTCTCGATCATCTTCAGTATTTTGACGATCTGGCGGCGTTCGCTGATACCGGCCATCGCCGGGCACGTCCTGTTCAATTACGGACAGTTCCTGTTCCTCTCGGCCAGTTTCGGGGACCAGTGGAAATGA
- the uvrA gene encoding excinuclease ABC subunit UvrA, translating to MEPAAITIKGAREHNLRGVSLTLPRGKLICFTGVSGSGKSSLAFDTLFAEGQRRYIESLSSYARQFMGQLPKPDVEQITGLSPSISIQQKTGGWNPRSTVGTVTQIHDFLRVLFARVGRQHCPSCGNVISAQSREQIIARILGLRQATKFLVLAPVIRGKKGEYKDLFEDMLRLGYARARVDGRVVALSDAPSLSRNIRHDIEIVIDRLAITPTVRPRLAEAVEAALKLSEGTMIVYAVAGDDPSGTSSLSTGNDRADSPGLKAVPQKTSLRRSSTLRNRKSRGSNSESSAEDILLSSHYACPTCDLSFEPPSPQLFSFNSPTGMCQQCDGLGTVFDFDPDKLVPHPRRSFLGLAIEPMRTKIGRWRRHIYEAVARHVGFDLKTPWEKLPEKARRALLFGTGDTHLTFEWRFSGGVWRHGGTFDGVLAELREKHRKARSNMVRAYYEKYMRQTPCSACGGTRLNAQARAVRLGGKTITEVCGLSISEADEFFAKLDFSPTEARIAVDVVREIRGRLGFLRDVGLDYLTLDRTAPTLSGGESQRIRLASQIGAGLVGVLYILDEPSIGLHHRDNQRLLDSLCRLRDLGNTVIVVEHDEQTMRAADVIVDFGPGPGVRGGEVVAQGNLEDLLRNERSLTGQFLLGKERIEIPANRRPVGKRVTKQRSRAATKGRK from the coding sequence ATGGAACCCGCAGCCATCACCATCAAGGGTGCTCGCGAACACAATCTGCGCGGCGTATCGCTCACGCTCCCCCGCGGGAAGCTGATCTGCTTCACCGGTGTCTCCGGCAGCGGCAAGAGCAGCCTGGCGTTCGATACGCTCTTTGCCGAAGGGCAGCGCCGGTATATTGAGTCGCTCAGCTCCTACGCTCGGCAGTTCATGGGCCAGCTCCCCAAACCCGACGTCGAGCAGATAACGGGCTTGAGTCCGTCAATCTCCATTCAACAGAAAACCGGCGGATGGAACCCACGAAGCACCGTAGGAACGGTTACGCAGATTCACGATTTTCTCCGCGTGCTATTCGCTCGCGTCGGGCGGCAGCATTGCCCGTCGTGCGGAAACGTCATCAGCGCGCAATCACGCGAGCAGATCATTGCCCGCATTCTGGGACTCCGTCAAGCGACGAAGTTTCTCGTCCTTGCCCCTGTCATCCGGGGGAAAAAGGGCGAGTACAAGGACCTGTTCGAGGACATGCTTCGCTTGGGCTACGCCCGCGCGCGGGTCGACGGCCGGGTCGTCGCTTTGAGCGACGCCCCCTCGCTTTCCCGAAACATTCGCCATGACATCGAGATCGTCATTGACCGGCTGGCCATTACTCCCACCGTGCGCCCGCGCCTGGCCGAAGCCGTGGAAGCCGCCCTGAAGCTCAGCGAAGGCACAATGATCGTTTACGCGGTGGCTGGTGATGACCCAAGTGGCACTTCCAGCTTGTCCACGGGAAACGACAGAGCGGATTCGCCCGGACTGAAGGCAGTACCTCAGAAGACATCGCTCAGGCGTAGTAGCACCCTGCGAAATCGCAAGAGCCGTGGCTCGAATTCCGAGTCCTCTGCGGAGGACATCTTACTGTCATCGCACTATGCTTGCCCCACGTGCGATCTCAGTTTCGAGCCACCCTCGCCTCAACTCTTCAGCTTCAATTCGCCCACGGGAATGTGCCAGCAATGCGACGGCCTCGGCACGGTCTTCGATTTCGACCCCGACAAGCTTGTGCCCCATCCGCGGCGATCCTTCCTCGGTCTGGCCATCGAACCCATGCGCACCAAGATCGGCCGCTGGCGCCGGCACATTTATGAAGCCGTGGCCCGCCATGTCGGATTCGATCTCAAGACGCCGTGGGAAAAGCTGCCCGAAAAAGCCAGGCGGGCCCTGCTCTTTGGAACGGGCGACACGCACCTGACCTTCGAGTGGCGCTTCTCCGGCGGCGTGTGGCGTCACGGTGGGACGTTTGACGGCGTACTGGCCGAGCTTCGCGAAAAGCACCGCAAGGCCCGATCCAACATGGTTCGTGCCTACTACGAAAAGTACATGCGGCAGACGCCGTGCAGCGCGTGCGGCGGCACGCGGCTGAACGCCCAGGCCCGAGCGGTTCGCCTCGGCGGCAAAACGATCACCGAAGTCTGCGGCCTGTCCATCAGCGAAGCGGACGAATTCTTCGCGAAGCTCGACTTCTCACCCACCGAAGCGCGCATCGCCGTCGATGTGGTCCGAGAGATCCGCGGCCGGCTGGGCTTCCTCCGCGACGTGGGTCTCGACTACCTCACGCTCGACCGCACCGCTCCCACCCTTTCCGGCGGTGAGTCGCAGCGCATACGCCTCGCCAGCCAGATCGGCGCGGGACTGGTCGGCGTGCTTTACATCCTCGACGAGCCCAGCATCGGCCTGCACCACCGCGACAACCAGCGCTTGCTCGATTCCCTCTGCCGCCTTCGCGATCTGGGCAACACGGTTATCGTCGTCGAGCACGACGAGCAGACCATGCGCGCGGCCGACGTCATCGTGGACTTCGGCCCCGGTCCGGGCGTCCGCGGCGGCGAAGTCGTCGCCCAGGGCAACCTCGAAGATCTCCTGCGAAACGAACGCTCCCTGACGGGCCAATTCCTGCTCGGAAAGGAACGCATCGAGATTCCCGCAAATCGCCGGCCGGTGGGGAAGAGAGTGACGAAGCAACGGAGCCGCGCAGCCACGAAGGGCAGGAAATAG
- a CDS encoding zinc-dependent metalloprotease — protein MLRLRISTALLFLSLTGWLSAPALADPNPSDHPGDVHSMAVDIAALLAQAEAISPAGKDPEQSKADYNEVIKDMEVVNMTPEDSLLKIWRYPRGKRDKDQEKVLCEVPARFLGERFMLSTSVAGGSYLFGFPLNERAVFWKVQGDHLLLVEPQTRFIVDGKTPVRAAVERTHPDLILASVPVLAKKPSDDSPVFDLGALLKSDFADIGWLAPRGMARIIPQNSTFEKIKPFPQNVEVAVKLAVSQPQPPGSYSEIGVHYSFWALPETDYSPRIADSRVGYFLTTHQDWSVDVEARDLWKRYVDRWQLEKRDSSLARSEPKEPIIFYIEHTWPVAYREAARAGILEWNKAFEKVGILNAIQVRQQEVDNEWSEIDLEDMRYSGLRWITTGWAFAMGPHRSNPFTGQIYDADILFDDSMVRAFSQEGDLFSPEAMLAPRLADEGLKLFWDKFPDMKPRFLARSAEWPVGIDTKGRTDPGVLFDRYRERHPFGHACGLMQGMQSQMRFAGAVLCSKPPEVRERLLQDAIKETVAHEVGHALGLRHNFAASTVYALEEIPERAREGKATSGSVMDYLPLMFGHDGEGEGHFSTPTIGPWDYWAIAYGYQPFDQSYKPAKNDKEELSAKSAESDRNSKASDDIRLPPEMEQAMAAVPAERREAVRQALLKAGVAKIVDTSKDKDKEPAATPPSGEEGMLKEIASRASQPGLVYQTDEDTTIFGIDPRANLWDLGQDPFDFAEQRMVLVKKRLGNFLEWAVKDGESWEFARSSLLTLMLEKVRVIDYVGRLIGGQQVSRAHRGDPSAPTPYVMIPRERQEKALRFIAENLYDDDFFDVDPDVLKHLTPSRWSHQGAWVSLNVEFPYYAYVAFFQWWNLFDRLFPPTLERIHDAEVKSDPEDRFTISAYLQALQAACWEPSLDAQRAADSGKWGDTRPFIPGVRRSLQREYLNLMEQLVQYRPGVVLSPDLHAMVRQVLLDLKGDVERVLAVDGLDFPSRAHLESCRFRIDAVLNPKFQERGLW, from the coding sequence GGCCGGCAAGGACCCTGAGCAGTCCAAGGCCGATTACAACGAAGTCATCAAAGACATGGAAGTTGTCAATATGACCCCGGAGGACAGCCTCCTGAAGATCTGGCGCTACCCACGAGGCAAGCGCGACAAAGATCAGGAGAAGGTTCTCTGCGAAGTCCCCGCCCGATTCTTGGGTGAGCGTTTCATGCTCTCGACGTCCGTCGCCGGTGGATCCTATCTGTTCGGATTCCCACTCAACGAGCGCGCGGTCTTCTGGAAAGTCCAGGGGGATCATCTCCTGCTCGTCGAGCCACAGACACGATTCATCGTGGATGGCAAGACGCCGGTCCGCGCCGCCGTTGAGCGGACCCATCCCGACTTGATCCTTGCGAGCGTCCCCGTCCTCGCCAAGAAGCCGTCGGATGACAGTCCGGTTTTTGACCTCGGCGCCCTGCTGAAGAGCGACTTCGCCGACATCGGCTGGCTCGCGCCGCGGGGAATGGCCCGGATCATTCCTCAGAACAGCACGTTCGAGAAGATCAAGCCCTTTCCCCAGAACGTGGAAGTGGCCGTCAAGCTGGCCGTGTCGCAGCCTCAACCGCCCGGGTCCTACAGCGAGATCGGCGTCCACTACAGCTTCTGGGCACTTCCCGAAACCGACTACTCTCCACGGATCGCCGACTCCCGCGTCGGCTACTTCCTGACCACCCACCAGGACTGGAGCGTCGATGTCGAAGCCCGCGACTTGTGGAAGCGCTATGTCGACCGCTGGCAGCTCGAAAAGCGCGACTCCTCGCTCGCCCGTTCCGAGCCCAAGGAACCCATCATCTTCTACATCGAGCACACCTGGCCCGTGGCCTATCGCGAAGCCGCCCGTGCCGGAATTCTCGAATGGAACAAGGCGTTCGAGAAGGTCGGCATCCTCAATGCCATCCAGGTCCGCCAGCAGGAAGTGGACAATGAATGGTCTGAAATTGACCTGGAGGACATGCGCTACAGCGGACTGCGCTGGATCACCACCGGCTGGGCTTTCGCTATGGGGCCACACCGCAGCAATCCGTTCACCGGGCAAATTTACGACGCGGACATTCTCTTCGACGATTCCATGGTGCGCGCATTTTCGCAGGAGGGAGACCTCTTCTCACCGGAAGCCATGCTGGCGCCTCGTCTGGCCGATGAAGGTCTCAAGCTCTTCTGGGACAAATTTCCCGACATGAAACCCCGCTTCCTCGCCCGCAGCGCCGAGTGGCCGGTGGGGATCGATACCAAGGGACGGACCGATCCCGGCGTCCTCTTCGACCGTTATCGCGAGCGCCATCCCTTTGGTCACGCGTGTGGTCTGATGCAAGGTATGCAGTCGCAGATGCGCTTTGCCGGTGCCGTTCTTTGCTCCAAGCCACCGGAAGTCCGTGAGAGGCTCCTCCAGGATGCGATCAAGGAGACCGTGGCCCACGAGGTCGGACACGCCCTCGGGCTGCGCCACAACTTCGCCGCCAGCACGGTTTACGCCCTGGAGGAAATCCCCGAGCGTGCCCGGGAAGGAAAGGCGACCTCGGGCTCGGTCATGGACTACCTGCCGCTGATGTTCGGTCACGACGGCGAGGGCGAAGGACATTTCAGCACGCCGACCATCGGACCGTGGGATTACTGGGCCATTGCGTACGGCTACCAGCCCTTCGACCAGTCCTACAAACCGGCCAAGAATGACAAGGAGGAATTGTCCGCGAAGTCGGCCGAGTCGGACAGGAATTCCAAGGCGTCCGACGACATCAGGCTGCCTCCGGAAATGGAACAGGCCATGGCCGCAGTCCCCGCCGAGCGGCGTGAAGCCGTCCGCCAGGCGCTGCTGAAGGCCGGCGTTGCCAAGATCGTGGATACCTCCAAAGACAAGGATAAGGAGCCCGCCGCAACGCCGCCCAGTGGCGAGGAGGGCATGCTCAAGGAAATCGCCTCGCGGGCTTCTCAGCCGGGACTGGTCTACCAGACCGATGAGGACACGACCATCTTCGGCATCGATCCACGGGCCAACCTGTGGGATCTCGGCCAAGATCCCTTCGATTTCGCCGAGCAACGCATGGTCCTGGTCAAGAAGCGACTCGGCAACTTCCTCGAATGGGCGGTGAAAGACGGCGAGAGCTGGGAATTCGCCCGAAGTTCCCTTCTTACGCTCATGCTCGAAAAAGTGCGCGTGATTGACTACGTCGGGCGGCTGATCGGGGGCCAGCAGGTCAGCCGAGCCCACCGTGGAGATCCTTCGGCTCCGACGCCCTACGTGATGATTCCCAGGGAGCGACAGGAGAAGGCGCTGCGCTTCATCGCCGAAAACCTCTACGATGACGATTTCTTTGATGTCGATCCTGACGTGCTGAAGCACCTGACGCCATCCCGGTGGTCACACCAAGGCGCCTGGGTATCGCTCAATGTGGAATTCCCCTATTACGCGTATGTCGCCTTTTTCCAATGGTGGAACCTCTTTGATCGCCTGTTTCCGCCGACGCTGGAACGCATCCACGATGCGGAGGTGAAGTCCGATCCGGAGGATCGGTTCACCATCTCGGCCTATTTGCAGGCGCTGCAAGCGGCCTGCTGGGAACCCAGTCTCGACGCGCAGCGCGCCGCTGACTCCGGAAAATGGGGCGACACCAGGCCGTTCATCCCCGGCGTGCGACGCTCGCTTCAACGGGAATACCTGAACCTCATGGAGCAGTTGGTGCAGTATCGCCCCGGCGTCGTGCTCTCTCCCGATCTGCACGCCATGGTGCGGCAGGTACTTTTGGACCTGAAGGGCGACGTCGAGAGGGTCTTGGCTGTCGATGGGCTCGACTTCCCCTCCCGCGCCCACCTCGAGTCCTGCCGGTTCCGCATCGATGCGGTGCTGAACCCCAAGTTCCAGGAACGAGGTCTCTGGTAG
- a CDS encoding GNAT family N-acetyltransferase, translating into MSSNRDAIPAGESVAVPWRIRGATESDYDAIVSVWGAAGLPYRPKGRDTREAYVRQLARFGALYLVAEADARVIGVVFGTHDERKGWINRLAVEPAWRRQGVARALVEACEVGFQTLGIDIIAALIEPENLASKALFDDLGYRTDVPVCYYRKLGNPEI; encoded by the coding sequence ATGAGCTCGAACCGGGATGCAATTCCCGCAGGCGAGTCGGTGGCGGTTCCGTGGCGCATCCGTGGGGCGACAGAGTCGGACTACGACGCCATTGTCTCAGTATGGGGCGCCGCCGGCTTGCCTTACCGGCCCAAGGGTCGCGATACACGGGAGGCCTACGTGCGGCAGTTGGCGCGATTCGGGGCGCTCTATCTCGTCGCAGAAGCGGACGCTCGGGTGATCGGGGTGGTATTCGGCACGCATGACGAGCGAAAGGGCTGGATCAACCGGCTGGCGGTAGAGCCCGCCTGGCGCCGGCAGGGGGTGGCTCGGGCGCTGGTCGAGGCATGCGAAGTAGGGTTCCAGACCCTGGGAATCGACATCATCGCGGCCCTGATCGAACCGGAGAATCTTGCCTCGAAGGCACTTTTCGACGATCTCGGCTATCGCACCGACGTGCCAGTGTGCTACTATCGTAAATTAGGGAATCCTGAGATCTGA